A window of Vidua macroura isolate BioBank_ID:100142 chromosome 32, ASM2450914v1, whole genome shotgun sequence contains these coding sequences:
- the LOC128820891 gene encoding serine/threonine-protein kinase pim-1-like, producing the protein MPGRAMPPARPRPRAGLSRPRPRPSRRRLAPARLWPCWRWRCWAGISAWGWGGIASLWLRLARARPRPRPRPRPRPRRRLLPGPAEDTGGAAAAVASAAASPARAPPLGSAAAGPEPPLSRCQERTPGDGRPGALEGRSGAAPGPGPSADSRVPPAGKAQQGLKEQYRLGSLLGRGGFGSVFAATRLSDGAPVAIKRVPRNRVLHWGELPDGTSAPLEVVLLAKVSTGFPGVVQLLEWLELPNDIVMVLERPKRSQDLHHFIRARGFLSEEVARELFRQVLEAVRHCTSCGVLHRDIKPGNILVDLATGEAKLIDFGCGTYLQDTAYTHFAGTRSYSPPEWMHFGWYYGKPATVWSLGIVLHQMVCGEHPFRGCQNISWDHQLSLPQRLSPECQDLIRRCLSMLDMERPSLEELLCDPWMQDVHLP; encoded by the exons ATGCCCGGCCGGGCCatgcccccggcccgcccccggccccgggcggggctGTCCCGTCCCCGGCCCCGGCCGTCCCGCCGCCGTCTCGCCCCCGCCCGGCTCTGGCCGTGCtggcgctggcgctgctgggcgggcatcagtgcctggggctggggcggcATCGCCTCCCTTTGGCTCCGCCTggcccgagcccggccccggccccggccccggccccggccccggccccggcgccggcTCCTCCCGGGCCCCGCGGAGGACACAggcggcgcggccgctgccGTCGCCTCCGCTGCGGCTTCCCCGGCCCGAGCTCCGCCGctcggcagcgcggccgccggccccgagCCGCCGCTGTCCCGTTGCCAGGAGCGAACGCCTGGGGATGGCCGGCCCGGGGCGCTTGAGGGGCGCTCGGGGGCCGCTCCTGGCCCCGGGCCGAGCGCTGACAGCCGCGTCCCGCCGGCAGGGAAGGCGcagcagggcctgaaggagcagtACCGGCTGGGTTCGCTGCTGGGCCGCGGCGGCTTCGGCAGCGTCTTCGCGGCCACGCGGCTCTCGGACGGCGCCCCG gtggccatcaaaagGGTGCCACGGAACCGCGTCCTGCACTGGGGCGAGCTG cccgACGGCACCAGCGCACCCCTGgaggtggtgctgctggccaaggtgtCCACTGGCTTCCCCGGTGTtgtccagctgctggagtggcTTGAGCTCCCCAACGACATCGTGATGGTGCTGGAGCGCCCAAAGCGGTCTCAGGACCTGCACCATTTCATTCGGGCACGGGGGTTCCTGTCCGAGGAGGTGGCGCGGGAGCTGTTccgccaggtgctggaggccgtgcggcACTGCACCAGCTGCGGGGTCCTCCACAGGGACATCAAACCAGGGAACATCCTGGTTGACCTGGCCACCGGGGAGGCTAAATTGATCGACTTTGGCTGTGGCACCTACCTGCAAGACACAGCCTACACTCACTTTGCAG GAACACGGTCATACAGCCCCCCGGAATGGATGCATTTTGGCTGGTACTACGGCAAGCCAGCTACTGTCTGGTCCCTGGGCATCGTGCTGCACCAGATGGTCTGCGGGGAGCACCCTTTCAGGGGCTGCCAGAACATCAGCTGGGACCATCAGCTCTCGCTGCCACAACGGCTCTCTCCAG AGTGCCAAGATCTGATCAGGAGGTGTTTATCCATGCTGGACATGGAAAGGCCCTCGTTAGAAGAGCTGTTGTGTGATCCCTGGATGCAGGACGTTCATCTGCCCtag
- the LOC128820907 gene encoding olfactory receptor 14A16-like translates to MSNSSSISHFLLLALADTRQLQLLHFCLLLGISLAALLGNGLIISAGACGHHLHTPMFFFLLNLALSHLGSICTPVPKAMHNSLWDTSTIPYSGCAAQLFLFLFISAEFSVLTIMCYDCYVSICKPLHYGTLLGSRACAHMAAAAWASAFLNALMHTANTFSLPLCQGNALGQFFCEIPHILKLSCSKSYLREHWVLVVTATLSLCCFVFIVFSYVQTFRAVLRIPSEQGQHKAFSTCLPHLAVVSLFLSTAVFAHLKPPSISTLSLDLALSVLYSVVSPALNPLIYSLRNQSSGLQCGD, encoded by the coding sequence atgtccaacagcagctccatcagccacttcctcctgctggcactggcagacacgcggcagctgcagctcctgcacttctgcctcttgctgggcatctccctggctgccctcctgggcaacggcctcatcatcagcgccggagcctgcggccaccacctgcacacgcccatgttcttcttcctgctcaacctggccctcagccacctgggctccatctgcacccctgtccccaaagccatgcacaattccctctgggacaccagcaccatcccctactcaggatgtgctgctcagctgtttctgtttctcttcatctcagcagagttttctgttctcaccatcatgtgctacgactgctacgtgtccatctgcaaacccctgcactacgggaccctcctgggcagcagagcttgtgcccacatggcagcagctgcctgggccagtgcctttctcaatGCTCTCATGCACAcggccaatacattttccctgcccctgtgccagggcaatgccctgggccagttcttctgtgaaatcccacacatcctcaagctctcctgctccaaatcctacCTCAGGGAACATTGGGTTCTTGTGGTTACTGCCACTTTATCCTTGTgctgttttgtgttcattgttttctcctatgtgcagaccttcagggctgtgctgaggatcccctctgagcagggacagcacaaagccttttccacgtgcctccctcacctggccgtGGTCTCTCTGTTCCTCAGCACTGCCGTGTTTGCTCACCTGAAGCCACCCTCCATCTCTACCCTATCCCTGGATCTGgccctgtcagttctgtactcagTGGTatctccagccctgaaccccctcatctacagcctcAGGAAccagagctcagggctgcagtgtggagactGA